Sequence from the Thalassoglobus sp. JC818 genome:
CAATGTCGATTTCACTCTGACAAGCTGGGTCGAACGACCAGAATCGGGCTATCGCGGCATGTATCGCTCCGGTGGTCTGGATAGTCAAAAGCCAGCTTACAGTGTTTCGGACTTGGGAGACGAAGTCTTCGATTTACCGATTCGAGTCTGGTCGACTGGTTCCGTCGCAAGTGAATGGGAAGCAGGCGTCGACATGAAAACGCTCGTTTCCTCAGACCTGTACGATCGAGGGAACGGACGACTCCAGGGAAGCATCTCGCATGAGCTGCCGGGGGAGATTCAGGACTGGTTTCTGGCTTACGACAATTTCGCATACTCTCCTCGCACGACTTCTGGGGAAGGACTTCAGCCCCTGAAACCGGGGGAAACATTTCAGTTGGATCTGGCACGAACCAATATTTTGCGTGGTGTCTTGCTCAGAATTCGGACCTCAACCCGTCAGGGAAAAGTCTCGACGAAAGTGGACGGACAGGTTGATCGAGAACGGTACGATCCGTTTTCCAGAGACGCTTACGACATCATGAGAATCCTGACATTCTACACCGTCACTGGAGGGCGTGAGTACTCGACGCTCTCCAACCAGTCGCTGGAAGAACTGGATCTGTCTCAACAAATCGAATTGGGCAAGGCGGTCCTGTTTGGCCGCATGGAGCGAGGGGCCACGAACTACAACATTAATGGCGAAGCCCCCGAATACGAAGACCGAGCCACGATCGTCCGGATCATCCTTCCCGTTCAAGTCGATGCTGCTGCTCTGAACGCTCCGCCTGATCCAAACTTGCTGAAAGTTCCTTAGTGATCAGCGATTACTGAATACAAATCGACCGCCATCTCCTTGGCCTCATTTTTCAATATGTTCTGGAATCAGTGTTGTGATTGAAACCATCAAACTCACGAAGCGGTATGGAGATCTTGTCGCTGCGAACGAGATCACGATTTCACTCAAGGAAGGCGATGTCTTCGGGTTCATCGGTCCCAACGGATCGGGGAAGACCACCACGATGCGAATGATCGCGACGCTGCTCAATCCCGACTATGGTGAGTGTTACGTCTGCGGAAAGTCGATCTACACCAACCCGGATGAAATCCGCCGGCTCGTCGGCTACATGCCCGACTTCTTCGGTGTCTATGACGACATGACAGTCATCGAGTATCTGGAATTCTTCGCTTCGACTTATCGCATCAATGGTCCGGGGCGACGAAAGGTCTGCGAGGAAAAACTCGAACTGGTCGACATGTCGTTCAAGCGAGATGCAATGGTCTCCCAATTGTCGCGAGGGCAGACCCAGCGAATCGGGCTGGCGCGGACACTGCTGCACGATCCTCAGGTTCTCTTGCTGGATGAGCCTGCGAGTGGATTGGACCCGCGTGCTCGTATCGAGATTCGAAAGCTCCTGCGTCGACTCGGGGAGATGAAGAAAACCGTTATCGTTTCCAGCCACATCCTTCCTGAGCTGGCCGATGTCTGTACTCGAGTTGGGATCATCGAAAAGGGAAACATGCTCGTCGATGACTATGTCGCTGACGTCATGAAAAAGGCGCGTGAAGCGACTCTGCTCGAAATTCGAGTGATCGGTGACCCGGAACCGGCAGCGAAGTTGCTGGAACAGCACGACCTTGTGAAAGGGGTCTCAATTACCGGTGAGACGATCTTCGTGACACTCAACGCAGGCAGCGATGATTACAGTGATCTGCCGTCGGAGCTGATTCAGGCAGGTTTCAAGCTCCGTCAGTTCCGGGAAGAGGAAGTCAATCTCGAGACCGCCTTCATGGAATTGACCAAAGGGATGCAGCAGTAAAGCATTTCATCAGCCTTCCGGGATGTGGGCTCGTCGTACATGATTGGACAGCGGTTTCGACAGCTGCGAGTTCGAAAAGACTGCCTCAAAAACGCAAAAGTGCTGCGAACTGCTCGGGTAAATCAAGAAACTCTGAGTTCCGACCGTTGCCAGAAACCGAGCGACACGGGAGAATAGAACGTGTCCCAAACCCGTTTTTGACTCGGTTTGGGTCTCGGATGTTAATCCGATGTTCGGGTTTTCGGATCACTTCTCACGAATTCGTCGACGGTACCAGGCACAATCGAGAGTGGAGGGAGTTTCTCAGGTGGAATTCGATGATCTCAAGGCGACCAGCGGTGAGTGGTTGCGCGGAACCGGTCCGGAATCGGATATTGTGATTTCCAGCCGAATCCGTTTGGCCCGGAACGTCGCGGATTTCACTTTTCCCCCGCGGGCCGACGAATCAACTCGTCGCGAGACCGAAGCTCTGCTGAAAGAGAACATCCGCGAACTCTCAACGGCTTCCGATTTGAAGGTGATCGATGTCGATCAAATCGATGACCTCGATCGAAAATTCTTGGTTGAACGACAACTCATCAGCCGCGAACACGCTGAGAGCTCAGGGGCTCGGAGCGCCTGCATCGGAGCACTCGAAACGGTGAGTTTGATGATCAATGAAGAAGATCATCTGAGAATGCAGGTCTTTCGAAGTGGCTACGCATTGGAATCGGCGTGGACGCAGATCAACAAAATCGATGACGAGTTAGAAGAAAGAGTCTCTTTCGCGTTCAGCGATGAATTCGGGTACCTCACGTCCTGCCCCACAAATGCGGGCACAGGCATGCGCGTCAGCGTCATGTTGCACCTTCCCGCCTTGGTGTTGACCAAGGAGATTCAGAAGGTCTTTCAGGCCATGCACAAAATGAATCTCGCAGTGCGCGGACTCTACGGCGAAGGGAGTCAGGCGATGGGAGATTTCTATCAAATCTCGAATCAAGTCACGCTTGGACGCACCGAAGAGCAAATTATCCAGAACGTCAAACGTGTGATTCCGGACATTCTGGATTACGAACGACGAGCACGTCAGGCACTTATCAAGGAAGATCGTCAACGGCTGCACGATCAGGTGTCCCGAGCTTTGGGTGTCTTGAGCAGCGCTCGGCAGATTTCCTCCGAAGAGACCATGGAAAAACTTTCCAGTGTTCGTATGGGAATCAATCTCGGTTTAGTTGATGACGTCGAAATCTCGACCGTCAACGAGCTGTTCATGCACATTCAGCCAGCACACCTGCAGAAGATTCGGGGCGAAGAACTCGAATCGACGCAGCGGAACGTAGTTCGCGCAGCTTACCTGCGAGATCGACTGACAAGACCTCCACAAAACTAGAGCACATTCCGAGACGGTGATCGTGAGTGTTTGATCAACAGGTCATCTCTGGCACCGTCGACTCATTCGCGACGTATGCAAACTTAAGGCAAAGCATTCCAATGACAACTCCCGAGAGCACCAGTCGACGCAACCTGGATCTCATCCTGCAACGTTTGCAAGAAGGGAAAATGGTCATTGTTCTCGATGCAAAAGATCGCGAGAACGAAGGAGACTTGCTGTGTGCAGCCCAGTTCATGACGCCTGAAAAGGTCGACTTCATGATGCGACGGGCTGCGGGTGTGCTTTGTGCTCCGCTGACCCACGATGTTGCTGAGAGGCTTCAGCTCAATCCGATCGTTGATGCTGAATCGAATACGTCTTCGCATCAGACCCCATTCCTGATGCTTGTCGACCATAAGGACTCTGGCACAGGTGTCAGTGCTGAAAGTCGATCACTAACGTTGAATGCACTCGCAGATCCGAATTCGCAAAAGAACGACTTCGTCAAACCGGGGCATGTGAATCCACTTCTCGCTCGCGAGGGGGGCGTTCTCAGAAGGGCTGGTCACACGGAAGCATCCATCGATCTTCTAAAAATGGCGGGTTTGCATCCCGTCGGCTGCATCATCGAGATTTGTAGCCAGCGCGGTTTTGGGATGGCTGGAATCGAAGAACTCGAGGAGTTTTCGAAGGAACATGACATTCCAATTATTTCGATCGCCGAAATCATCCAGCACCGAAGAATCCGCGAGAACCTGATTCACCGCGAAGCAGAAGTTGAGATTCCAACAGAAGATTACGGAACTCCGAAGTTCATCGCATACAAAGTCGATCACGAAGATCAGGAACCGATTGCCATCGTCTGGGGGGATTTGAATTCCGTTGAAGCTCCTCTCGTACGCATGCATTCGTCCTGTTTCACAGGTGACATTCTGGGGTCGCTGCGCTGCGATTGCGGAGATCAATTGCACATTGCGATGCAGATGATTGTCGCAGAAGGTTGCGGAGCTGTTGTCTACCTCCCTCAAGAAGGTCGCGGCATCGGTCTGACCGCGAAACTGAAAGCTTATCAGCTGCAGGATGAGGGTTTTGATACGGTTGAAGCCAATCATCGATTGGGATTCAAAGCGGACCTGCGAGACTACATGGTCGGGCTTCAAATTCTCAAAGACCTCGGGCTGAAGCAGGTTCGAATCCTGACGAACAATCCCAAGAAGACCGAAGCGTTCGAGAACTGGGTCGATCTGCGCGTTGTTGAACAGGTCCCGTTGGTGGCTCCGCCGCATGTCCATCGTGAGCGATACATGCAGGCCAAGAGAGACAAAATGGGACACATCCTCCCGCCGAGCAACCAGTAGTCGCTCAGCGAGAGTTGGAACGTCTGCCGAGTGCCTACTTGAGTTGCTCTAAGAACGCGAGCAGGTGAGCGAGTTCTTCCGGGGTGAGATTGTTGACGATCCCTTGCGGCATCATCGATTCGGTTCGCTGAACCTGTTCTTCGATTTCGTTTTGAAGAATCGTTTGAGAAAGACCATTCGCCTGTCGCAGCTTCACTTCTTCAGCGCTGCGTCCCACGATGAAGCCCGAGTAAATCTTGCCTTCTGTCGTGATGAATGAATAGGTGTCGAATCCCTGAGCGATTTTTGCACTCGGTTTCAGGATCGATTCGATCAGTTGCTCGCGGGTATACCGCTTTCCAATGTCCGCCAAGTGCGGCCCTTTCGGGTCTTGCCCTTCAGTATACGTGTGACAGGCGATGCAGGATTGCTGAAGGAAAACGCGTCGTCCCCGTTTGACGTTCCCTTCCGCATTGAGGGTTCGTTCAAGCACCTCCTCAAAGGTCATGTTGGCGATTTGGTTGGGATTGTCGGGATCAACTGTCGGGATGGCGATTGGCTGGTTCGATTCGGTCTGCTTGTGATCTTCGAAGAGTGATTTCGGAAGTTGGCTAGGGTGAACTCGATGCCGGATCATCTCTCCGAGCAGACGTTCTTTTCCGATTTCATCCGCAGACTGATAGTGCGAGACGATGGCCTCTTCGATTCGTGCAGTTTCTTCCCAGGGTTGCCGATCGTAATACGGTCCGGTTCGATCGGGACGAGTTCCCCACCAACCTTCTTTGTAGTCTCCTTCGCGATGATAGAGCCGAACAAGAACCGAGAGGAGATCGCTTGCTGACTGTGCGTCAGAAGCTTGTTGAAGTCTTTCGATAAGATTAGTCACGACGACTGGATCGTGCATCCATCGCAAAGCCTGAATCGCTCCGTCGCGGTAGGGAGTGTCGAGCGCTTGCAGACACGCTTCGCCAGCTTGCAGGTTCACCAACGCGCGGATGGCGAGATGCGGAATGACAGCATCGGCATCGGCGACGTTGTGAGCTGTGGCACGAGGCGTGTCAGACTGTCGAACAGTCAAGGGAATCAGATTCTCTGCGATCGAAGAATCACCGAGACGTCCAAGGCTGATGATCGCCTGCGCAACGACGCGAGGAGAAGGATCGCTCAGATACGGAATGATGGCTGCGCTCGTCACGCCATCGAACTCAGTGCGGCGATCCGTGAGAGCACGCAGAGCATGTTCGCGAAGCAGAGGATCGGTCAACGCTTCGAGCAGTTCAGGGTGACTCTCCACTCCGCGAAGCTGTTTGAGTGTGTAAAGTGCCGCGACGCGTGCGAAGTCCTGTCCATCTGGATCATTCATGAGTGTCGTCAGAAGCGAATCGAGATTCGCATGCTCATCACGCCGGAGGATTTCACGTTGAGCGTAGAGCCGCTGCTTCATGTTCCCAGCTCGAAGCTGTGAGACAAGCACCGTATCGTCGAGTTTTTTCAGGTCGGGAAGCGCGGCAGGTGTGAGTCCATCCGGAACGATCTGAGCGACGAAACCGACATCGGGGCCGTCGTAGGCGAAGTTTCCGTTCTTCCAACTGCTCACATACATCCTGCCAGCGGCATCAATGTCGATGTCCGTAGGGCGGGGAATCCGCAAGAACGATTGCTGATGCGGGAGGTATGTCGGGCCGCTTTCAGGAAGATTATGCAGGAAGACTTCGCTGCGTCCCCAGTCGCATGTGTAAAGAGTGTTGTTGTAGTTTTCAGGCCATTGAGCATCGTGCAGAAAGAACGTTCCACAGCCAGAGCCTCCGCCGTAATCCGCGAGAGGCGGCATGATTTCATCGGTGTAGTTCATGAACAGCGAGGGATAACCGAACTCCGCAGACTGCAGAATGTGTGAAAGCCGAACGTTCCATTCTCCGCCGTCGTTAGTGTTGTCGCGAGTGAAGATATTCATGAATGGGTCGATGGAGACATCGAGAATGTTTCTCAATCCCCAGCAGTAGATTTCCATCTCGGAACCATCCGGGCGGACGCGAACGATACCTCCGCCTCGACGAGACAACTCCGTTCCGTCCGCACCGACTGCATGTGTGAATCCGAAATCACCAACGGCGATGTAGAGCCAGCCATCAATCCCCATGCGGATGCCGTTGGTCGTGTGATCCGCTCCGCGCTTGTTGACGAAGTCTGTGCTGATTCCTTCGATCAGTGTTTGCTGCTCGTCGGCTGTTCCATCTCCATCGCGATCGTGAAACACGGTCAAGAATGGAGGATGTAAGACCCACAGAGAATTGTCGTCGTAGAAGAGGCCGCGAGGGTGATCCATCTTGGCAAACAACTGGACTTCGTCGGCTGTTCCGTCGCCGTTGGTGTCTCGACCGCGAAGGACTTTTCCGCGTCCCGCTTCTTTGCCGAGTGACCCTTGCTCATCGACTCCGATGAAAACATCTCCGGAATAGTCCGCTGTCAGGCAGACGGGATAATTGATCTCTGGTGGAACACCGAACAGACGCACGTTGAATCCGTCAGGGGCATTGACATCAGCAACCGTGACATTGGTCGATGACTCGACAAGTTCGAACTCGGGAGGAGGATCTCCGGAGTAAGCTGCGAATTCGCTGATGCTTCCCCATCCGCCGGAGTTTGAACCAAGAAAGGTGACTCGAATGCGATTCGCTTTGACCGGGTCGAACTGATGCGTTGTGATTCCGGTCTCGGTCGTGTTCTCCGACCGATCAACAACGGTCTTCCAGTCGTTCCCATTCAAAGATGACTCGATGAGATATCGATACGCTGTGCCCTCCTGCTCCCAAAGGATGCGGACGGCATTGATGCTGGCAGTTTCAGCGAGTTGAACTTCCCACCACTCACTCTCTTGTGATCCGTTGGCACACCAGCGCGACTTAAGATTCCCATCAACGGCGTGTCCTGGATCGTGCGAAGTTTGTGTCGACTTGGCTTTCGCTGGCTGCCCCAAAGCCAGATTCCGCACAGCTGCAGAAGAACTGGACGGAACTGCTGAGAGCGTCGAGACGCAGAGAAGAGTGAGATAGAACTGACTAGATCCGATCGATCGAATCATCGCAGGCAGCTTGTTGAATTCGAACATAAGAGGCTGTCTAGAGCAAGTTGCTCTTTCCTGTGCACTCGCTTGCACTGTTTCATAAGTTAAAAGGCTGTGCTTGCTCGTGCGAGATCGTGCATACAAAACAGAAAATACTTTAAGTAGGTGGGAATCAACTGGGGAGTGTCAGTGTTGACACAGGTGATCGCGCGAAAGTCCCAAGCATTGGGAAGAGCAACTTGCCAGACACTTCAGCAAACTCACGAAAACCTGTTCGAGAGCTGCTCTAATTCCAATCCGGGTGATCACACTGCGTGGAATGAAGCCGGTTGAAGTGGAATGTCTTGGCAATCAACTGATCCCAAACGGAATAGGGATCTTCAGTGTAGACAAAATTTGAGTCAGCATCGATTGTCAGCCAGTCGCCACGTTCGAGTTCGCCCTCGAGTTGGCCCGGTCCCCATCCGGAGCAACCTCCGTAAACTCGGTAGACGAGCTCATGGTCGGGTTCCAGACTGGCAGTCAGAATTCGTTCGAAGACCTCTGCACTGCTGCCCATGAAAACGTCAGGAATCACTGGAGATTCAGCGGGATCCAGCGAGGGCGAGTTATGAACGACGAATAAAGCAGCCGGTTCAACAGGTCCCCCGACGTAAACGAGGTCCTGCGTTTCGGGAAGATCAAGATGTTCCTGCAGAGCGTGAGCGACTGTGACCGAAGACGGGTGATTGATCACGAGGCCCATCGCTCCTTCTTCCCCATGCTCCACGATCAACACGACGGATTTGAAAAAATTCTCGTCGCGCAGTCGAGGCCCGGAGACCAGGAATTTTCCTCGCAGTGATTCTGTCATTCGTCAAAATTCGATTGAAGTGCACTCAGCGTGAGATCGGTCGGATTATACCCGGAGTCCGGAAAGGCGAATAGACCCGTTTCGCAGATCGAGACTTTTGAAGTGGCACGTACTCCGACGCTGCGACGTTTGTCGCAGTGATCATTCGTCGTTTGCTGATTGATCCTCGGCAGCTTTCTTCTTAGTTCCCTTCTTCTTGGCAGTCTTCTTTTTAGCGGCTTTCTTCTTGGTGGCTTTCTTTTTCTTAGCAGCCTTCTTTTTGGTGGCCTTTTTCTTTCCGACTTTCTTGCCCGTCTTGGCTGCTTTGTCGTTAATGAGATCGACAGCTTCAGCCAGCGTGATCGATTGCGGGTCTTTGTCTTTCGGGATTGTCGCGTTGATCTTTCCGAGTTTTACGTACGGGCCGTAGCGGCCTTCGAAGATCGCTACCGCCTCTTCGCTTTCGGGGTGTGTTCCAAGCTCCCGGATCGGAGTTGGAGCAGAGCGAGTTTTTGCGAGTTTCAAGAGTTCGACAGCGCGATCGAGTTCGATCGTCAGAACGTCGTCTTCTTTACCAAGCGATTTATATTTCCCAGCGTGCTGGACATACGGTCCGAAACGACCGATTCCCGCGTTCACCACACGATTGTCTTCTGGATGGTGTCCGAGCCGTCGCGGGAGTGACAGTAAGTCGATCGCTTTGTCGATTTCGATGGAAGTCGGATCGATGTTCTTAGGAATCGAGACACGCTTCGGTTTCGGTCCGTCTTCAACGACTTCACCAAGTTGCAGGTAAGGACCGAATGGGCCGGAGAGCACGAACATCGGGAGCCCCTCTTCGGGGTGCATTCCGATCGATTGTGGACCCTGTTTTTTCAACTCGATCAGCTTGCGAGCGGTTTCGTCATCGAGGTCGGCGGGAGCGATATCGTCGGGAAGCGATGCATTGACCGGTTCGCCTCCGTCGTCGTCACCTTCCAGAAACGGACCGTATCTTCCGACTCGAACTGCGGAAGAAAGCGAATCGAGTTTCAGAGTGCAGACTTCGCGGGGATCAATCTGTTCCTTCTTCGATTCGACTTGCTGATTCAACCCGTCATCGCCGGAGTAGAACCGTTCGAGATACGGAATTTTGTCCGCTTCCCCATTCGAAATGTCGTCGAGATCCTGCTCCATCTGAGCTGTGAACTGAAGATCGACAATCTTCGGGAAGTAGTTTTCGAGCAGTTGATTCACTGCCAGAGCTGTGAATGTCGGGACAAGCTGATTGCCGACCTTGCGGACATAACCACGGTCCTGAATCGTTCCGATGATACTTGCATAGGTACTCGGTCGACCAACTCCTTCTTCTTCGAGCTTTCGAACAATCGAAGCTTCAGTGAATCTCGCTGGCGGTTTGGTTTCGTGCGAGAGAGGTTCAATCTCAGAGCATGTCAGGCCAGCGCCTTCCTTTAGATCCGGAAGTGTCGCATCCTGATCTTCGAGTGCTGCTTCCGGGTCATCAGAGCCTTCAACATATGCTCGGAAGTAACCAGGAAAGAGGACCTTTCGACCTGTTGCCCGAAACTCTGCGTCGCCTGCCTGAATCGTAACGGTATCGAATCTCAATTGAGCTTCGGCCATCTGTGTGGCGATCGTTCGTTTCCAGATCATGTCGTAGAGTTTTGATTCTCTTCCTGACAGATTGAGTTCGTCGGCCGTCTTCATTTCCGTTCCGGCAGGACGAATGGCTTCGTGTGCCTCCTGGGCATTCTTTGTTTTGTTGGAGTACTGGCGAACATCCGGGCTGAGGTAATTCTGCCCGTAATTGTCTCCAATGCGATTTCGAGTCGCGGTGACTGCCTCTTGCGAGAGTGTCACGCTATCGGTACGCATGTAAGTGATGTTTCCGTCTTCGTAAAGACGTTGGGCGACCTGCATTGTTTCTCGGGCAGAGAGTCCGAGCTTTCGGTTCGCTTCCTGTTGGAGAGTACTCGTGGTGAACGGAGCAGGGGGCTTGCGTGTCTGCGTTCGATGTTCGACGTTGCTGACGGACCACTTTTCGTTGAGCAGTCGCGAGTGGAGATCGCGAGTTGCTTGCTCTTCCATCAACAGGACTTTGGACCCATCTTTGATGCGTCCAGTATGCTCGTCGAAGTCTTTTCCAGTGGCGATTCTCTGTCCGCCGACCGACCAGAGCATCGCTTCGATCGGCTCTTTCTGATCGGTATCGAGAAAGGCTTTGAGGTCCCAGTAAGTTCCGCTGCGGAACGCACGACGTTCGAGTTCGCGTTGAACGAGGATTCGAACCGCGACGCTTTGGACACGGCCGGCGGAAAGGCCGCGACGGACTTTCGTCCAGAGGAGTGGTGAGAGCGTGTACCCATAGAGTCTGTCGAGTACCCGGCGTGTTTCCTGGGCTTCGACGAGATTCATGTCGATCTCGCGGGTTGACTGGAGAGCTTCGAGAATCGCCTTTTTGGTGATCTCA
This genomic interval carries:
- a CDS encoding YqgE/AlgH family protein, whose product is MTESLRGKFLVSGPRLRDENFFKSVVLIVEHGEEGAMGLVINHPSSVTVAHALQEHLDLPETQDLVYVGGPVEPAALFVVHNSPSLDPAESPVIPDVFMGSSAEVFERILTASLEPDHELVYRVYGGCSGWGPGQLEGELERGDWLTIDADSNFVYTEDPYSVWDQLIAKTFHFNRLHSTQCDHPDWN
- the topA gene encoding type I DNA topoisomerase, whose product is MVASKKKKKGLVIVESPAKARKIAGFLGSDYEVRASMGHVRDLPEKAADIPEAFKKEAWTRLGVNVEDKFAPLYVVSPAKKKVVKELKSLLKDSEELIIATDEDREGESIGWHLVDILQPKVPVKRMTFSEITKKAILEALQSTREIDMNLVEAQETRRVLDRLYGYTLSPLLWTKVRRGLSAGRVQSVAVRILVQRELERRAFRSGTYWDLKAFLDTDQKEPIEAMLWSVGGQRIATGKDFDEHTGRIKDGSKVLLMEEQATRDLHSRLLNEKWSVSNVEHRTQTRKPPAPFTTSTLQQEANRKLGLSARETMQVAQRLYEDGNITYMRTDSVTLSQEAVTATRNRIGDNYGQNYLSPDVRQYSNKTKNAQEAHEAIRPAGTEMKTADELNLSGRESKLYDMIWKRTIATQMAEAQLRFDTVTIQAGDAEFRATGRKVLFPGYFRAYVEGSDDPEAALEDQDATLPDLKEGAGLTCSEIEPLSHETKPPARFTEASIVRKLEEEGVGRPSTYASIIGTIQDRGYVRKVGNQLVPTFTALAVNQLLENYFPKIVDLQFTAQMEQDLDDISNGEADKIPYLERFYSGDDGLNQQVESKKEQIDPREVCTLKLDSLSSAVRVGRYGPFLEGDDDGGEPVNASLPDDIAPADLDDETARKLIELKKQGPQSIGMHPEEGLPMFVLSGPFGPYLQLGEVVEDGPKPKRVSIPKNIDPTSIEIDKAIDLLSLPRRLGHHPEDNRVVNAGIGRFGPYVQHAGKYKSLGKEDDVLTIELDRAVELLKLAKTRSAPTPIRELGTHPESEEAVAIFEGRYGPYVKLGKINATIPKDKDPQSITLAEAVDLINDKAAKTGKKVGKKKATKKKAAKKKKATKKKAAKKKTAKKKGTKKKAAEDQSANDE
- a CDS encoding ABC transporter ATP-binding protein, whose protein sequence is MIETIKLTKRYGDLVAANEITISLKEGDVFGFIGPNGSGKTTTMRMIATLLNPDYGECYVCGKSIYTNPDEIRRLVGYMPDFFGVYDDMTVIEYLEFFASTYRINGPGRRKVCEEKLELVDMSFKRDAMVSQLSRGQTQRIGLARTLLHDPQVLLLDEPASGLDPRARIEIRKLLRRLGEMKKTVIVSSHILPELADVCTRVGIIEKGNMLVDDYVADVMKKAREATLLEIRVIGDPEPAAKLLEQHDLVKGVSITGETIFVTLNAGSDDYSDLPSELIQAGFKLRQFREEEVNLETAFMELTKGMQQ
- a CDS encoding protein arginine kinase, which gives rise to MEFDDLKATSGEWLRGTGPESDIVISSRIRLARNVADFTFPPRADESTRRETEALLKENIRELSTASDLKVIDVDQIDDLDRKFLVERQLISREHAESSGARSACIGALETVSLMINEEDHLRMQVFRSGYALESAWTQINKIDDELEERVSFAFSDEFGYLTSCPTNAGTGMRVSVMLHLPALVLTKEIQKVFQAMHKMNLAVRGLYGEGSQAMGDFYQISNQVTLGRTEEQIIQNVKRVIPDILDYERRARQALIKEDRQRLHDQVSRALGVLSSARQISSEETMEKLSSVRMGINLGLVDDVEISTVNELFMHIQPAHLQKIRGEELESTQRNVVRAAYLRDRLTRPPQN
- a CDS encoding discoidin domain-containing protein, coding for MFEFNKLPAMIRSIGSSQFYLTLLCVSTLSAVPSSSSAAVRNLALGQPAKAKSTQTSHDPGHAVDGNLKSRWCANGSQESEWWEVQLAETASINAVRILWEQEGTAYRYLIESSLNGNDWKTVVDRSENTTETGITTHQFDPVKANRIRVTFLGSNSGGWGSISEFAAYSGDPPPEFELVESSTNVTVADVNAPDGFNVRLFGVPPEINYPVCLTADYSGDVFIGVDEQGSLGKEAGRGKVLRGRDTNGDGTADEVQLFAKMDHPRGLFYDDNSLWVLHPPFLTVFHDRDGDGTADEQQTLIEGISTDFVNKRGADHTTNGIRMGIDGWLYIAVGDFGFTHAVGADGTELSRRGGGIVRVRPDGSEMEIYCWGLRNILDVSIDPFMNIFTRDNTNDGGEWNVRLSHILQSAEFGYPSLFMNYTDEIMPPLADYGGGSGCGTFFLHDAQWPENYNNTLYTCDWGRSEVFLHNLPESGPTYLPHQQSFLRIPRPTDIDIDAAGRMYVSSWKNGNFAYDGPDVGFVAQIVPDGLTPAALPDLKKLDDTVLVSQLRAGNMKQRLYAQREILRRDEHANLDSLLTTLMNDPDGQDFARVAALYTLKQLRGVESHPELLEALTDPLLREHALRALTDRRTEFDGVTSAAIIPYLSDPSPRVVAQAIISLGRLGDSSIAENLIPLTVRQSDTPRATAHNVADADAVIPHLAIRALVNLQAGEACLQALDTPYRDGAIQALRWMHDPVVVTNLIERLQQASDAQSASDLLSVLVRLYHREGDYKEGWWGTRPDRTGPYYDRQPWEETARIEEAIVSHYQSADEIGKERLLGEMIRHRVHPSQLPKSLFEDHKQTESNQPIAIPTVDPDNPNQIANMTFEEVLERTLNAEGNVKRGRRVFLQQSCIACHTYTEGQDPKGPHLADIGKRYTREQLIESILKPSAKIAQGFDTYSFITTEGKIYSGFIVGRSAEEVKLRQANGLSQTILQNEIEEQVQRTESMMPQGIVNNLTPEELAHLLAFLEQLK
- the ribA gene encoding GTP cyclohydrolase II; translated protein: MTTPESTSRRNLDLILQRLQEGKMVIVLDAKDRENEGDLLCAAQFMTPEKVDFMMRRAAGVLCAPLTHDVAERLQLNPIVDAESNTSSHQTPFLMLVDHKDSGTGVSAESRSLTLNALADPNSQKNDFVKPGHVNPLLAREGGVLRRAGHTEASIDLLKMAGLHPVGCIIEICSQRGFGMAGIEELEEFSKEHDIPIISIAEIIQHRRIRENLIHREAEVEIPTEDYGTPKFIAYKVDHEDQEPIAIVWGDLNSVEAPLVRMHSSCFTGDILGSLRCDCGDQLHIAMQMIVAEGCGAVVYLPQEGRGIGLTAKLKAYQLQDEGFDTVEANHRLGFKADLRDYMVGLQILKDLGLKQVRILTNNPKKTEAFENWVDLRVVEQVPLVAPPHVHRERYMQAKRDKMGHILPPSNQ